The stretch of DNA ATCTTTGTTCCTCGACATTCCGGTCGACgttcgttgttttatttattttttgtccaAGTCGGCGCCTGACGCCCTTACTCGAGTGATTTCCTCCTTCACGAGTTTTCGTCAATTTCTTTgctcggtggtgcccgaggctctCAGAACCTGAGCCCGGCATTTAATTCTTGAATTCACCCGCAGCATCCACTGGCAGTGTGACCGTAAGCGAGCACATTGTCCTCCTCTCCGAGTGCGGAGTTTTTTCTGGGATATTTTGTACTGCATAAGTTATACAGTTCCGCGGCTTCTGGCAGTTCCTATTGCGCCCCTTTGCCAAAGTGACCCCAAGTCCCATTCCAAAACTTGTTTTCCGTCAcgttttcgaaccattgagttCGGGACTTGTCCGTTTCCTGCGGCGACCAACTGATTCGCGACCCATTCGACTTCAAAGATGCCCACGGGAGACGAGGAACAGACTCCTCTGATTCCGGCAATTACTCTGGAAGGGTCCCAGTCCGTATCTCCTCGGCCTGAtcaattaaagccaaaggcgGCCACTGCCACTCCAAGGGCAAAAGGTCAAGAGGCACTCGACACTGCCCCCAGTACCTCATCCAGATCTACTCGGTCGGTAGCCAAGATGGCTCAATCCGCACTCGATATCGCCCTCCGCAAGTTCATTTCCACAACGGACCGTGTGAGCCATTTCGAGGCTGACATCAACACTACGAGCGCCCCTGAAACCGATAGAttttcccccgccatgtgCAAGGTTCATCGGGATCAGATTCGGGCCCTGTGTGATAAGGTGGAGAAGAGCTATGAAAACTGCTCCGACCTACTTTCAGTGTCCTCCGACCgtacagccaccgccactgagcttgaatccaagtacagtgCTACTCCGTATATTCGAGGTGTCTTGTACAGCGCCAGTCCACTCCGGCTTCCGCCCCTATGCCCACacccccgtccatgggttgtcgattgccaccagtggacacagaagttttcgctggcgattatcttcggtggcccaccttcagAGACCTTTTCACCGCGATATATATTCACAACTCGCTCctcacaccggtggaaaaGTTGTTCCACTTGTTATCCAAAACAAGTGGCGATGCGCACGTATCCAAAGCCCCTCTGACAAATGAGGGCTTCATCTCCGCGTGGCAAAGCCTCACCGACCGCTTCGAGAATCGGCGGTTACTTgtcaacagccagttgaaaatccttttcaaCATTCAGGCTGTCCCCCAAGAGTCCGGAGCCGCTCTAAAAAAGCTGCAAGGCACCGTCCAGAGTTTTCTGACAGCCTTAGAGATGTCCTCCATTCAAATCGAGGCGTGGGATTGTCTCTTAGTGTATATGGTTTCCTTAAAGCTTCCCAAAATCACACTTTcgatgtgggagcaatccatacaCAAAAAGGCTgaaattccgacctggaaCGAGTTAGATTCGTTTCTGACAGAGCGGCATCGCACTCTGGAAGCGATCGACGACATCAGGCCTAGCAATTCAGGGCAAATTCCGCCAAGACCGACGGCTGCGAGCGCCCCAGTGCGCAGGCTGAATTCCTACGAGGCCAGAGTGGCTCCGGCCCCAAGAGGGTGCGATCTCTGTTCGAGGGAGAACCATCctgttcagtcgctgcaatatatatataattcatagtcataacattacataatctgtaattcgtcagtcacagcactctcatatgcagccaaaataaagtatagattaccaggtcaagcgcatatatagattctgctgacgacgatgaagtggaatggagcaatagcctcattctgcatataccattacaacctacattattgttgcacatcaacatttgtaaccagaagcatattcgtttccgcatgcactagcaacctacattattctttatcattaatattcgtaaatacaagcacatttgttagctataaatatcgttaagtttgaatcaataaagtcagtaatcatctgcaattcaaagagatctttactcctccaactgcagtccacctagttcaagtgctgggtgcgacacaaacaaggcaattagtttatgtgctattttgccaggcatcgaagcctactcacactaacaaacactcatacaaacattttggtgaccccgacagttcacgtcctgccgacaattcacgtcctgacgtccTGCCGaaaattcacgtcctgacgacaattcacatCTTAACAATCAAATCCTAAGGACAATTCAGGTCCTGACGATCAAGTCCTAAGGACAATTCAAGTCCCACGAGTCAAGTTCCCCAACTCTTGGAACAATCCTGGGCATCCTTTGAATCCTTCCACTAGAACTCAGAGTCTAGTGTGTTCTCCAAGTCAATTGAACAAGTGCTAATTTTTTAGACCACAAACGGTTGCGAAAAGGAGCGTATCCAGCTtaaaaagcgaataaaacactcccaacgggtcaagaatatagcacttttcaacatgactagcatggaggagcgagcagccacagaggcgttagacttgcaggaagagatcagtcaagagatctcaaaactgatccgcaatttcaagaaagattctgcggagaggaaacaaaacccaacatactttcaatctaagttggccgcaatcgatgaagcgtggaatcgatttgcggaaaatgaccgtaatgttctggagaaatatagaacctcggaatatctaaatttttacaaagactgtcgtgactcatgcgacaagtatcgaagcgccataactgacgcaatggctcaaactacgagccatgcccaaggaaacgcagacgctgcaagcatacagcagcctgtgggcaaactcatgtcggcatgtcgccgacaaagagccatatcagactctatccatcgggctctgaaagaattttcagagactggaaaaaccattacaagtgatttgataaaatcactATGGTCACAAGTTCAGGAGATCCACTTCGCTGTTCATGAAGAACACGAAGACCCGGTCAGGGGAGGATACGACATGCAGTCATTTCTCCGACTGGAAAGGGATATCCAAAAGGTGTTAGGGGCAAAAACCAATGCATCGAGCAATGAAGATGTACACTTGCCCAGAGTTGGCATCGCCAAATTCGATGGGGATCTACTCAAATGGAcgcagttttttgatttattcaaatgcatggtccatgacaccaacatgccgacagtacggaaaatgtggtatctaaaaaccaccgtaactggagaggcagagagattgataagacacatcgatctaaaagaagaaaattacgcaagcgcatggggcatattggttgatgaatacaacaatccccgacacgtagccgacacgattcttaatcggctcttgcaacaccacacaaatagtgacgatccgaaatcactgaaagagttgtatataacaactatcgagtccctggcatcattaaggggactaggaatcgatgtatccagctgggatacaatattgattgctatcatcaagcaaaaattggatattactaatagagccttgtacgaaaagtcgttggatggttctcgacaactgcaaggtctcgacacaatacttaacttcctcgaccagagaattcgcgtactgggaacaggaagaagaagtcaacaagcaaaaagggatcagaaggggccaacatgcacttctgccagcgctggaaaattaccaagctgcccattttgcaaacggaatcattggctatacaaatgtgatgacttccgtaataaaccaatacccgaacgactcaattgggtacaaaaacaacgaatgtgtgtcaactgcttcagcagcgaccacaaggcaaaagaatgccgaggccgtttgtgttttaaatgcgataaaaaacaccatacactgctgcatcttgaaacgtcatcaggtgcagcaactgaaccacaatcaccttctgtaggggcagcaagtaacaagagttacaatctgctggccacagtcaaggtatcagtaaaagcaagcaatggtcaggtggccactttcagagctctgcttgattcaggatcacaaataaacttgatctctgaacgaatggcttcaaagctatcattaaggctccacggtacttcattacgtatcgaaggtattggaggcaatcctaagactagtcgagctagagtaaatgtgcaaatgaaatcaatgcatAACGACTTTTCTCAGCAAGTCGAGGATTTTGTGTTACCACACATTATAGCTGATCAACCGGCTCATCAGCTAGATCCAACAAATCTATCACTCCCTCAAAACATCGCTCTGGCAGATGCAAACTTTGATAAGCCAGGAAAAATTgacatgcttatcggagctgagCACTACTATTCGTTACTACTGCCAAACCAGATGATGTTAAAACAAGGCGGCCCGGTCCTACAGAATACTAAACTTGGTTGGATTGTCGCCGGGAAAGTATCTGCAGAAAACAACCAAGCAGCAATTTGCGCGCCTGTAACCACAGAGGACCAAATCGACACGCTTTTGGAACGTTTCTGGACTTTGGAAAACCTAGAAACGGAAGAGAAAACAAAATCACCGATAGAGGCTCATTGCGAAAGACACTTCCTAGGAAATCTCCAATTCGCAGCAGATGGAAGGTTCATAGTAAAGCTTCCCTTTTCTGAGCAATCATCAGCCCTGGGGGCATCGCAGAAAACTGCAACTAACAGGTTCCTGGCACTAGAGCGCAGAACATCACCTGAAGTCTGGAAAGGTTACGTAGATTTTATGGACGAGTATGAAAgccttggacacatgaaagaagtgcCTCCCACAAGGATACCTACGGATCACTACTTTATCCCGCACCACTGTGTGCTAAAACCTGAGAGCAGCACTACAAAACTTCGGGTAGTGTTCGATGCTTCCTGCAAGaccaccagcaacaagtcgttaaatgatatattgtatgctggacccaccgtacagagcgaactgtttgcaattttacTACGGTTCCGCACTCACAAGTACGTGTTCACAgccgatatagagaaaatgtatcgccaggtatggatacatcctgataatcaattttatcaattaatcgtctggcgaaagaatccatcagacgaactcaagtattatcgacttaaaaccgtaacatacggtacaacatcagctccattcctAGCTACAAAATGCTTGGATTACTTGGCTGAGAAAACCAAAAGGAATTTACCGCTTGGAGCAGCCGTGGTCAAGCATGATTTTTATGTAGACGACTGTCTAACAGGAGCAAATAGCATCCCAGAAGCAGTTCAGATTCAacaagagctaaacaaaatactgctaccagccggattcaagctccgaaagtggtgctccaacaatgacgaagttcttgcacaaattccaaaggaagacatagtcaaccacgtcaaattagacgaaacccttcaacactacagtgtgaaaacattgggtttgatctgggtaccaaataaggatcagctatgtgggcgatcccaaaaaagtgaagcgtcAACCATCACCAAACGAGTGGTGAGCTCGGAGGCATCACAAATTTTCGATCCACTAGGACTATTCGCTCCTGTTGTGGTAAAGGCTAAGATATTCATGCAAAGCCTGTGGGAGCTGAAGATGGGCTGGGACGACGAGCTTCCTCAACTTCTGCAAACTGAGTGGAAAAATTATCGTGCTGATCTACAAGCATtgaacaatttgcaaattccACGGCACATCTTTGACGGAAAGGTGCCCATTAATCAGGAAATTCACACGTTTGTCGATGCATCAGAGCGGGCATACGGAGCAGCAATCTATGTCCGAGCCACATATAAGAACAATCAAATGTCTGTTCGGCTACTGTGCTCAAAGTCAAGAGTAGCGCCGACAGCAAAAGAGACGCTGCCTCGCCTGGAACTATGCGCCGCAGTCTTGGGAGCAGAGCTAACCCACAGGGTGAGGAAGGATTTACGTATACCAAACGATAAGGTACCTGGATACTTATGGTCAGATTCGACTGTGGTGCTGTCCTGGATAAatgcatcagcatcatcatatcaCACGTTTGTGGCAAATCGAATCGCAAAAATCCAAGCTGTTTCAGACCAATCTCAGTGGCGTCACGTGTCATCAGCTAACAATCCAGCAAATGTACTATCAAGAGGAATTGCCGCCAGCAGGTTAGCAGAACACAATCTATGGCTATATGGACCTCTATTTCTACATGGCTCTCGCGACAAGTGGGCTCAGGTACCAACTACCACCCCCAGCGATCTAGAACGCAGGCTCAATCACATAAGCTTGCCCAcatgtcaaaatgaaattggcagtgtactctacaagtgcaaccacagcaactccttcaataagctacaacgtattgtagcatatatgatgcggttctgtaacaagaaaaacagatcacccacaactacattgtgtgtcggtgagttaaccaatgcaaggaccatcatcctgcgaactatccagcaaattgattttagtgctGAATACAAACAACTCCGAATCCACAAAACATTGGACAAAAAGAGCTCGATTGTCTCCCTATGTCCTATAATCGGAAACGACGGACTTATCAGAGTCGGAGGTAGATTAGAAGAATCTAGCCTTCCATATAACGCGAAGCATCAAATTTTGCTTCCATGCAACGATGCACTTGTGAAAATGCTACTGCGAGAGATGCATGAAGAGAACATGCATTGCGGGGCTCAAGCTCTAAGAGCCATTGCCAGACAACAATATTGGATTCTCAATGataaaacaatggcaagaagcataattcacagctgtgtcagatgtacaaaggcacggcccaaattgatgcaacaaatcatgggcaacctaccagctgaccgagtaacacaagctcggccattctttaactctggtgttgactactgtggaccgatttggattcatcacaaactacgtggaaaaagacctgataaggcatacattgcagtcttctgctgttttgcaacaaaggcagttcatctggagttagtaagtgacttgacaacagatgcatttttagctgctcttcgacgatttttgggtcgacgcggaaaatgtcagactattcactgtgacaacgcaacaaactttGTCGGTGCTTGTCACCGACAAGGCTCAAGAACAGATTATAaaccattgcaataaaaagcaagtggagtttaagttcatacCGCCCCGAGCACCATCGTTTGGCGGGCTTTGGGAAGCTGCGGTGAAATCTGCGAAGCGGCTTTTAGTATCAGTCACAGCCACAGCGTCATTAACATTTGAGGAGCTTAACACCGTAATCGTGGAAGTCGAAGCAATCCTCAATTCCCGACCGCTGACACCAATGTCATCTGATCCAACAGATACATCAGCTCTgactcctggccattttttgattggtgaaccgttgaccgccgctcccgatgcaaatctagcctcaccagggaaaacgttggtgaaaagatgggaattagtgtccagattaaaacaaatgttctgggaccaatggtctatggagtatctacaagagcttcaaatgcgcaacaagtggaaaaccGCATCACAAAACGTGAAAGAGGGACTACTTGTGCTAGTCAAGGAAGACAACGTGCCTGTGATGAGTTGGCCAATGGGACGAATAGTGAAGACATATCCCGGTAAGGACGACCATGTCCGAGTAGTAGATGTAAAGACTGCGTCTGGGATCTTCAAACGGTCAGTAACTCGTCTCGCGCCActgttaaaagaagaaacagcCGTTAAACGTCCGCACAGTTCCATCGAAGATACAACGGCAAAGGATGAAATGCCTACACCGAGGAGGAAGATATCACCTTCGATCCTTCCAACCCTGCTGGCAATGTTACTCATTCTGCCACTAGCGTTGggacaacaaacaaaggtcACGCATTTCACAAATCAGCCAGGACTGTTCTATGAAAGAATCGGGACCTTTAGAATGGCAATTTCAGACTGGACCATCATTGTATATTACGACTTGCAACCATATTGGAGTGACATGAGAGTATTGGCTGCCGGGA from Drosophila kikkawai strain 14028-0561.14 unplaced genomic scaffold, DkikHiC1v2 scaffold_132, whole genome shotgun sequence encodes:
- the LOC138929331 gene encoding uncharacterized protein, with product MLIGAEHYYSLLLPNQMMLKQGGPVLQNTKLGWIVAGKVSAENNQAAICAPVTTEDQIDTLLERFWTLENLETEEKTKSPIEAHCERHFLGNLQFAADGRFIVKLPFSEQSSALGASQKTATNRFLALERRTSPEVWKGYVDFMDEYESLGHMKEVPPTRIPTDHYFIPHHCVLKPESSTTKLRVVFDASCKTTSNKSLNDILYAGPTVQSELFAILLRFRTHKYVFTADIEKMYRQVWIHPDNQFYQLIVWRKNPSDELKYYRLKTVTYGTTSAPFLATKCLDYLAEKTKRNLPLGAAVVKHDFYVDDCLTGANSIPEAVQIQQELNKILLPAGFKLRNVKTLGLIWVPNKDQLCGRSQKSEASTITKRVVSSEASQIFDPLGLFAPVVVKAKIFMQSLWELKMGWDDELPQLLQTEWKNYRADLQALNNLQIPRHIFDGKVPINQEIHTFVDASERAYGAAIYVRATYKNNQMSVRLLCSKSRVAPTAKETLPRLELCAAVLGAELTHRHHHITRLWQIESQKSKLFQTNLSGVTCHQLTIQQMYYQEELPPAG